A region of the Sminthopsis crassicaudata isolate SCR6 chromosome 6, ASM4859323v1, whole genome shotgun sequence genome:
CCTTTCCCCAGCACACTCGGTTCTTGGGGAGAGCCGTGTGGCCCATCTCCCAGCCGGGCTCTCCCAGCTCGCCTCCCATCTCCTCCTGAATGTCACTCTCAATTCCCATCAGTGCAAACAAAGGAGCCGCGCTCCTCAGCCTTGtttattcagttttcttctcGGTGCAGAGACTGGAGGCCTTTCTGAGAGCGGGCTAATGCGGACCCATTGCCGCCTCCTCACAGAAGAGGCCTACCTCCAATTACAGGAATTACAGCCCATTGAATTAAGCCGAGCTGGCGGCCTTTCTGCCGCCGCCTTTTGGTTAGGCTTGGGGGTGGGGATTTCTTTTTGAGAGCTCTCCAGATCACGGTTCGGGGTTAAGGCAATTCTGGGCCAGGACCCACGGAGGCAGGTCTCGCAGCGAGCCCTCCACGGAGAGATGCTTGAATCAGATGGAACCGGGGCGTGGCCTGTAAGGagcagaggaggagggaaggctgGAGGCAGCAGCTTGTGAGCCCTGTCTGCTGCCCCTTGTCCCCGCAGCCTCGGGGAGCAGTACTACAGAGATGCCATGGAGCAGTGCCACAACTACAACGCGCGCCTGTGCGCCGAGCGGAGCGTGCGCCTGCCCTTCCTGGACTCCCAGACTGGAGTGGCCCAGAGCAACTGCTACATCTGGATGGAGAAGCGCCACCGGGGACCAGGTGCGGCTGGGGGAGGGCCCTGCCGGCCTCCTTTGTTCCCTGCACGGCTGACTTCCCCCCCCAAACTCTCAATGTTCCTCCCTGTTGTCCGGAATCTTTCACCCCAGCCTCCAAGTGAGGGCTGGTCCAGAGGGCGCTCTCCTCGGGTCACTGACTCGTCTCTTCTCCCACAGGACTGGCCTCAGGGCAGCTGTACTCGTACCCTGCTCGGCGTTGGCGGAAAAAGCGCCGCGCCCACCCTCCCGAAGACCCCCGCCTCACCTTTCCCTCCATCAAGCCAGGTAGGTGGAGAGAGCTGCTGAGAGCCCGGCAGACCGGGAGCCTGGGCTTCTGGGAACGGGAGGGCCCTGGCTTCCAGCACGTCTCCCTGGAGCTCATCCGCATCTTATGTCCCAGGCCTGGCTCCCAGTGTCCATCCGTGTCTCAGTGTAGCCTGGCTCTCCTTTCAGACACAGACCAGACCCTGAAGAAGGAAGGACTGATCTCCCAGGATGGAAGCAGCTTGGAGGCCCTCCTGCGCACTGACCCCCTTGAGAAGCGGGGTGCCCCCAATCCGCAGGCGGACGACGATAGCCTGGGAGAGTTCCCAGTTACTAACAGCCGAGCAAGGAAGGTAGCAGCTTCTCTCCCACATTGGAGGAACCTCACAGGAAGCTGGGGCAGCCGGCCACGCGAGGGCGGGGGGAGTGCGGGCCAGCCTGGGTGGAAGCTCTGGGCGACCCCCTCTGGTTGCTCCTTCCTGCTTCAGCTTTCCCCCTTCATTCTTGCTGAATGCAGACCTCAGGAAAGGAGCTAGTTACCCTCGTCTGCCATTGGCAGGCTAACAGCCGAGAGTGGGCAAGTGCCGTGCCCGGCGACCCGGCTGTGTCGCCCCCCGTGCATTGTGACTGGGGTCGTGTCCCAGCATCCTTGCCCCTCTCCCACCCATCCtaatctttcccccccccccccccagcggATCCTGGAGCCTGAGGACTTTCTGGACGATCTGGACGATGAGGACTACGAGGAAGATACGCCCAAACGCCGTGGCAAGGGCAAAGCCAAGGTGAGCCGGGAGAAGGGCCTGGCAGCCCTCACCTGCCTCTGCCCCCAACATAGAGCCATGGGGAGGGCACAGCAGGGGGATCCGGCTCGTCCGTCCCTCAGACAGTCATCAGACGCCCACAGCATAAGGCACAGGGACGCTTGACTGCCTGGGACCGTGGGAGCCGGGTAAAGGGACCTTCCTCGTTCCTATTGGCAGGGCAAAGGGGTGAGCAACGCCCGGAAGAAGCTGGACGCTTCGATCCTGGAGGATCGGGACAAACCCTATGCCTGTGACAGTGAGTGCTGCCCAGTCTGGGGGAGGACGGGTCCCCTGTCGGGGGGAGACATTGGCTGCCCGAGCGGTGCCCAGTGTGGCGCGCGGGGCCCCCAAGCTCTGGGAGGCATCGAGCCGGCCGCACGGGGAGCGCCTCGGGAGTTCCCCACTGAGTTTGTTTAATGcagttttctctcttccttcctctgtcctgtcttcctcctgcctccccttcccccctttgtGTCCCTCCAAGCGCCCCCCACGCTCGGGGGCTTCTCCCTCCTTGGGTTCTCCCGCCGCAGCTGCTGCTCCTGTCGTGTGTGCGTGTGAGCGTGCCTGCGGGTGCCTGGGTGTGAGTGGGCGTGTACGGGCCTTCCTCTCAcgacttttctttctgtctttcagaTAGTTTCAAACAAAAGCATACCTCGAAAGCACCCCAGAGAGGTAGTGGTCCTCTCTCGGCGCTCTGCCTTTGTGTTTCCCTTTCCCTTGCTCCTTCCTCCGACGCTCCTCCTGCCTCTGTCTTCTGTCTGAAAGTCTCTGCAATGGCAGCGGGCTGGGGGGGACAGGGAGGGAGTCTTTGCTCCGCTGCACCCCCCGGACCCCGGCACCTGCCTCTGCCCCCACGTGTCGTGCACAGACTTGCTCCCCTAGCACCCGGGCCCTGGCGTTGGATGGCTTCTAAAGAGAGCGGGCGGAAGGGGGCCTCTTCCCCCTGAAGTGACCCTCGGTGCCTGTTCTCCTGCCCCTGATCTGGTGGGGCTGGGGGCTAGCAGAGGAGCAGCCCCTGAGTCCCAGCTGCCCTTGAGGCGGGGCCCGTAATGGGGCTCCCCCTTGGACCTGCCACCGATGAGCTAATAACCCCACTGGCCTTCTACCCACCCACCCCCTACCTTGCCATGATTCCTCTCAGTCATGTTGCCTGGGACCGCTTGGGTCCGTTCACTTTAGGTGGGGAGTTTAGGGGGTGCCCCGAGCTCTCAGGCCCTGCTTATGAACGCGGGCCTGGGAAAGGATCTCCTGCCCCCTGCCCCTGCCCTCTTGTAGCAGCCAGAGAGCCTCCCGCCCTCCCGCTTCCCCTCTCCTCAGCCTGAAGCACTCCAGGCTGGGCGGGGATGAGGCGAGAGGTGCCCGGGCTCCAGAGCGGCCGGTTGGGCATCAGCGGGGCCTGCTTTGGGGGGCGGGGGAGGAAGGGGCCGGGGGAGCAGGCGCCCGGCCCGCCACCGTCCACCATCAGCAACATCCACTAGAGATCCGTCCCCAAGCCGAGCTGATGTTCCgagttggggagggaggagggggaccTCCTTGCACCCTGACAGAGGCCTGGACTTTGCAGGGAGCAGGGAAGGGGTGCCTGGGAGCTCACGCCTCTCTGTCCATCCTCTCCCCAGTCTGTGGGAAGCGTTACAAGAACCGCCCCGGCCTCAGTTACCACTATGCTCACTCCCACCTGGCAGAGGAGGAAGGCGAAGACAAGGAGGACTCCCAGCCTCCCACCCCTGTGTCCCAGAGGTCTGAGGAGCAGAAATGTAAGGAGACAATTGGGGGGGGGTCTTTAACATGGGAGTTGGCTTGTGCCTTGCCCTTCCTTGCGGAGTGGGCCCCATGGGCTCCCAGGAGCCGGCTTCACCTTTGTCCTTTGCCCTATAGCCAAGAAGGGCCCCGACGGGCTGGCTCTGCCCAACAACTACTGTGACTTCTGCCTGGGGGACTCGAAGATCAACAAGAAGACGGGGCAGCCTGAGGAACTGGTGTCTTGCTCCGACTGTGGCCGCTCAGGTACCTCCTGGGGCGGCCCCCCGGGACGAAGGGAGGGAGGACCCGCGTTGCCGACATCCCGAGGGGACTCCCAGGGCAGGCCCGGCCTCCCTGCTCTCCCCTCTTGGCCTCCACTTGGACCCTTCCGTTCCCACAGGGCACCCATCCTGCCTCCAGTTCACTCCTGTCATGATGGCTGCTGTGAAGACCTACCGCTGGCAGTGCATCGAGTGCAAATGCTGCAACATCTGTGGCACCTCAGAGAACGATGTGAGTGCCCGCCTGCTGCCTCCCCCCGATTGCCTCCCCCTGTGGCTTGACTAGGGCATGCTGATCCTTCTGTCCCCCTTCCCTTCTGTCCCCCCAGGACCAGCTGCTCTTCTGTGATGACTGTGATCGTGGCTATCATATGTACTGTCTTACCCCCTCGATGTCGGAGCCACCCGAAGGTGAGTGTCCCCAGGAGACCTGGGCCCCTCTGGGCGCATGCCAGTAGACACaaagacacaaaaaagaaatggacCCTTGGTTCTAGGGGGGCAGGCAGCCACACACAAGTGTACACGTGACAGTGTAGGGGAAGAAGACCCCCGAGTGGGGTGGGGGGGGTCAGGAAAGGCTCCTGGCATCTCCCGGAGTGATTCCAAGAAGTGGGGGTGACAGGGAGCCCCAAACAGGTTGGAGGTCTTGTTTGTTGCCCAGCCCCCAGGGGAGAGGGCAGGGTGAAGCAGGATCCTGTAGGGCATCCCCCTTGACGGGGTTCTGAGTGTGTGAGCTGCGAGGGGGTCCTGGCTGCAAATCTTGGCCCAGCCCCTTAGCTCACCTGTAAGATGAGAGGATCCACCTCCAGGCCTCCAGCACCCCTCCGGGCTCTAAAGCGGGGATCCCTGATGAGCGGAACCCTTCCCTGCGGGAATGAGGACAGAACAGGACTCAGCCATGAGGGGCCTCGAGGGGGTCCTCCCCCAGAGCAGCAGGTGGCAGTGACTGGGGTGCTTCTGACCTGGGACTCTCCCGGGAGAGCCCAGAGCTTACGGCCGGGGCCCGCGGACATGCTTAATTGCAGTAGAAATGCTGACCAGCAGGATTCTGAGGGCTACAGGAGGCTGTGAGCCTCTGCTCAGGAGGCCACCCTCAGCTGCCGGCCTGAACCCCCCTGCAAACAAAGAGGGGAGCCCGGGCCCCACACACCGCCTCAGGTGCTGGCTGTGCGATGCCCGGTTTATGCTCCAGGATCCCTGCCAGGAACACCCCACAGGGGTGAAGGGGGCAGAACTCGGGCTTGTCGGACCCCGGGTCCTGCCTGTTTGGCAGAGGATCCTGACTGGGGCCGCCTGCAAACGTAACCCTGTCCTCCACAGGGAGCTGGAGCTGCCATTTGTGTCTGGACCTGCTGAAGGAAAAGGCTTCCATCTACCAGAACCAGCACTCTTCTTGATGTGGCCGGGAGCCCGGGCACCCCAGGCCCCTTCCCCGGATGGGGCTCTGTCTTTCGAACCTCTCTCTTGTTTTCCACTTTCTCCTCTCCCGTCCTCCTCTTTGGCAGGCCCAGGGAGGGCAGTGCCAGGTTGTGTGGGGTGGCAGGCCAGGCTGACCTGGCAGCTCCGACACTGCCTGGCCCCGGCCTCTCCCGGAGGTGGGGGAGACAGGCTGCCCCTAGGAAGAACGGCCCAGCCTCTCCTCGCTCCTTTGCTCTCCGTAAAGTGCATTCACTCTGCCTGCCTTGGGCCCAGGCCCTGCTTCTCACAGGGTTCAGCTGTGCCCTCCACGCCGGAGCAGGAGGGCAGCTCACTTCTTTCCCAGCTCTGCCCACTCTGCCCCTCGGGTTTGCCCTCCTTGCTTTCTGAGGGCATTCCCAAGGGACCGTGGAAGCTGGGCAAGCCTGGGGGGCTCTGGCTCCCCCCTGCCTCTCCACTTTCCCACCTCCTCTCCCTCCTGCCCCTGCAGCAGAAGGGCACCCAAGGCCCGGCATGACCTCGGGCCCCCGGCCCCTTGGTGCTGCCCCCGGCCGTGGCGACCCCTCCCTCCCGGCTCATCTTCCGCAGCCTCTTTCGTGGCGAAAGTGATTCTCTACCTTGTGTGTCCACTCTCTTTCCTCAATTCCCCTTCtccttgttgttgttttgttttgtggggagaagggaagcatCAGGGGGCCGTCCAAGCAGTGTGGGGGCCAGAGGGAGATGTTGGATAATGTGCCTGTTTTTTAACTCTACTTCAAGCCTACCTCCAAAATCCCCTTTCcgttcttcctcctccccacctgGGCCTTTAGCCTTCTGCCCTCAATTGAATTGGGAGCCCCCCAGGCCCCCACACCCCAAGCACCCAAGCTCCTGTGTCACAGGGGAGCCCCTCAGACATCCTCTCCTTGCACGCTTGCTAGCAGCTGGTAAGGCCTCCATGCCCCTCGTTGTTCCTCGGACTTCTGCCAGGCGAGGCTGGCAGTGGTAGGGAGGGGCACAGGACATGGCAGTGCCCCCAGGGAGCCCCTTCTGCTTGGGCCCGAGACTGGGCCTCTCTCACTGTCACTTTGGAGTCGAGGTGTCATTTTTTTAAGTTCCTGTATTCCAGACATTagtacaataaacatttttacatggaGCCTCTGCTGCTTTGTGGGGCTCGTTGAAGGGAAAGTTGCACTCGGTGCCTGCTGGGAATCTTCCAGCTTAAACTGGTGCTTTGGAAAGGGTTCTGGGATCCTCTTCCGAATATGGGGGGGGGCTGGGGGCACAATTTTGTCCGAGTTTTGTGAGAAAGGTGCACTTGGTGGAAGGAAGTCTGTCTAGAAATGGCTATGATGTTTTGGATTTTGTTGGGGGGGGCATTAATGGGGGGCCCTTTGGTAGAACATCCAAGGTGTCTCATCTGTGGATCCCAGCATTTTGTTTCCCTGCCTAAGTCACCGAACACAAACATGGGTGCTGGTTTGGACCCGAGCATCTCGGGAAGTCTCCCCCAGCCTCAACCAGTCCTGACCACATCCTGGCTTCTGAGCCGCAGCTGCCTTGAAGAGTGGCCCGAGGGATGGCCGGGACGGGTCGAGGGACGAGCGACACGGAGGAAGTGAAGCCTCCCAGGGACCGTCTCCAATATTGGGGAGGTCTGGCCTATGAATTGGTTGGACTTTGCCGGGCTGGCTCGGAAATACTGTGGAGAACCACAGTGCCCGGCTGGAGAAGCAGCGGAGCCCCTGGGGCTGGGTCGGCATCTGCTTCCCGGGTTTTCTGGCCTGACTCCATTACGTAACGGCAGCCTCCTGACGACCAGTCCCCGAGCACTGTCTCCTGCTCTGCAGAGCTCTTGTCCCTTCAAGTGTGACAGAGGCACAAGGCGGTCAGGGCCCTTATTGGGGCCCATTCCAGCCGTTAAATTGTTATGTTTGAGAGTCCACACTAGAGCAGTCGGGTAAATGTTACAAGCTAGgccttgatttattattttaagggatTGCGAGACAGAGGGGAGGAAAATGGAGGTCGGAGAGCTCAGTGGGTAGGGAAGCAGCTCGGGTAAAGGCACGGAAGGTAGGTGGGCCAGATAGTGTGTCTATCAAGTGTGTGAAAGGGAATACGCACAACAGCCAGGGCTGAATCCAGTTTGGGACGGGCATTACGTGCCAAGGGAGCTTGGTTCTGATCCCAGAGGAGACAGGGAGCCGCCAGAATCCGGAGCACCGGGGACAAGCCTGTCCGTAAGTGCCCAAACTGGAGACTTGCCCCGGAGGTTTCCAGCAGCCATTAAGGAGGTTCAGGGCTCCCCACAGGGAAGCGTTTTGTCTGAGAAAGCAGCCACTGACAGTCTGTAGGAGATGGTGCCCCGCAGCTCGGCCCTGGGTGGAATCTCCAGCTGCAGCCCCCGAGGTTGCCATGTAGAGAGCCTGCGGGCCTTGGTCCGGCCTCCCTCCACAGCAGCAGGCAAGGGCAGCCAGAGCTCTCGGGCAGACTCTCCTGGCCAGCCCCTGGGCGTCCTCTCCTCCCAGAGGACAGGCGGGAGAGGCTGACCTCAGGCCGGTTCAGGTGAGTCACACCCGGGCTTTTGGGGCGGGTGCACAAACACACCTGTCGGCTGCTTTGGGCCTTGGAGCCTCTCGAAGGGCATTGTGGTGGTTCAATCACGCCCGACTTtggggattttcctggcaaagtcCCTGgcatgctttgccatttccttccctacctcattttaacaaatgaggaaactaaggcagaaaggGCGGAGTGTTTGAGACCAGGGTCACCCATTCAAGaagtgtttaaggccagatttgaactcaggaagcggAGTCCGGCCGTCAGGCCcggctctctccactgcactgTCTACGGGGAGGAACGGGGCTAAGGAGCCATCCCCGACTGGCTGCCCCTCGGCAGGAATCTGCGCTCAGACTGAGGGAGAGTCAACTTATCTGTGCCTCGGGCCAGGGGGAGATGGGGGGAGCTCGGCTGGGCGAGGCAGGAGCATCCGGGACTCACTGGCCTGGGGGAAGAATCCGCTTCCAGGAGCGGCTGCCAGCAGGGCTCCAGCTCGTCCGGGCAGCACCCTCCAGTCAGGAAAGAAGGGGGGGACAGAATGAGGGGGGCAGGAGGGCTGTGGATTTGGGGCAGTGGGGGCGGGTGCAGCCATTAGTGGGAGAGGTGGGGCATTTAGTTactgagaaaggggaaaaaagggcggggggagaagataagggagggaccGTGGGCGGGGCGAGCAGTAGAATTAAATGGAAGTTAGCCAGGACGGAGGTAAGTGCGCGAGGAGTATTTCAGGCTCTGAGGagaattcattaggaaaaaaaggaggatcTCATTGAGGGCTCAAAGTCAATCGTCCCCGGTCCCCTCAGGCGGCTCGGCACCTCCTTATTCATTCGCCCCCCCTCCCCTTCAGGACGGGAGACCCGCCCAGCACAACTTCTCCGTCCAGCGGTCGGCCAAGACGCGCCTCCAAGGGGGAGGGGCCTGACCTCAAGCCCAAATCTGTCCCTCCCCGGGGACCGCCCTCCGCCGTGAGCGTTCTCCCGGAGCCATTTGCTCCCCGCCCTGCGCCAGCCTATCCGAAGCGCCCCGGACAAAAGCCCCAGCTGGCGCCACGCCCCCTTACCCCTGACTCTTCAAATCCGGCTCCTTATCGGTCACCGTCAGCCCAGCGTGCCGACCTCCCCTCAGCACCCACCTTGGTCACGCCCCCGTTCTGCCCATCACCTCAAAGGCCCGCCCCTGGCACCTGCCTGTTCCCTCCACTTTCCCTTAAGCCCCGCCCCTCATTCGGCCTTATCTTTACTTCCTGGCCATGCCTATTACCACGAAGACCCGCCCCTGACACCTGCTTTCTGCCTCATTCCCCACTCTGGTCTATTGGCACAAAGGCCCGCCCCTCAGTGCCAGCCTTTCTCCTCACTCCAAGGCCCCGCCCAATGCCCTTAGGCCCCGCCTCCAGCACCTGCGTTTCTGCTCACTCCTAGGTTCCGCCCCTCTGAGGGCGGGGCAAACGCCGGTTTTGTACTGAGGAGGCCGAGCTGTGGCCTGGGCTTAACCGTCCCTTCCGAGGCTACCAATGGAGGCCGGCTGGAGGCGGGACTTTGTCGGCTAGCAGCCAATCACTTTGCTCAGGAGGGAAGGGCCCTGTGACTTCTGGGTACCGGAGTGGTTGTCTCTCCCCTCGCCCCGGAGCCCGGGAAAACCCGGAGCGGGGAGCAGACAgagccgggccgggccgggccaggCCGGGCAGAGTCTAGAGGGTTCGGGCCGGCCCGGGGTCTGCATTTCGTGAAGCGCCCCCACCCCCGCCATCGCCCCAGCCCGACGCTGCAGGGACCCGGCCCGGGAGGTGGGTGCTGGGGATTGTTGGGGGATGCTGGGGGATCCCGCGTCCCTTCCCATCGCCCACTTGTGAGTCTCCGAGCCTTGACCCCCTCCTCCACTCCTGGTCTCcttcattttccccc
Encoded here:
- the DPF2 gene encoding zinc finger protein ubi-d4 isoform X2; translated protein: MAAVVENVVKLLGEQYYRDAMEQCHNYNARLCAERSVRLPFLDSQTGVAQSNCYIWMEKRHRGPGLASGQLYSYPARRWRKKRRAHPPEDPRLTFPSIKPDTDQTLKKEGLISQDGSSLEALLRTDPLEKRGAPNPQADDDSLGEFPVTNSRARKRILEPEDFLDDLDDEDYEEDTPKRRGKGKAKGKGVSNARKKLDASILEDRDKPYACDICGKRYKNRPGLSYHYAHSHLAEEEGEDKEDSQPPTPVSQRSEEQKSKKGPDGLALPNNYCDFCLGDSKINKKTGQPEELVSCSDCGRSGHPSCLQFTPVMMAAVKTYRWQCIECKCCNICGTSENDDQLLFCDDCDRGYHMYCLTPSMSEPPEGSWSCHLCLDLLKEKASIYQNQHSS
- the DPF2 gene encoding zinc finger protein ubi-d4 isoform X1, with protein sequence MAAVVENVVKLLGEQYYRDAMEQCHNYNARLCAERSVRLPFLDSQTGVAQSNCYIWMEKRHRGPGLASGQLYSYPARRWRKKRRAHPPEDPRLTFPSIKPDTDQTLKKEGLISQDGSSLEALLRTDPLEKRGAPNPQADDDSLGEFPVTNSRARKRILEPEDFLDDLDDEDYEEDTPKRRGKGKAKGKGVSNARKKLDASILEDRDKPYACDNSFKQKHTSKAPQRVCGKRYKNRPGLSYHYAHSHLAEEEGEDKEDSQPPTPVSQRSEEQKSKKGPDGLALPNNYCDFCLGDSKINKKTGQPEELVSCSDCGRSGHPSCLQFTPVMMAAVKTYRWQCIECKCCNICGTSENDDQLLFCDDCDRGYHMYCLTPSMSEPPEGSWSCHLCLDLLKEKASIYQNQHSS